The Haloplanus sp. CK5-1 genome contains a region encoding:
- a CDS encoding phage tail protein: protein MPDRHGPFRTARFVLEIDGVAKAGFSRCRLPTASTKVVEYREGNDTEPTARKLAGLNEYGPLRLQYGATVDTQTIYDWRRLVEDGKVDEARRSVAVVLLDEEGSPATRWGFERAWPARYEAPTLDATRSEVAIETLDVVCEGFERLAGGSTDDAE from the coding sequence ATGCCTGACCGACACGGCCCCTTCCGGACGGCACGGTTCGTCTTGGAGATCGACGGCGTCGCGAAGGCGGGATTCAGCCGCTGTCGCCTCCCCACCGCCTCGACGAAGGTGGTCGAGTACCGCGAGGGCAACGACACGGAGCCGACAGCCCGAAAACTGGCTGGTCTGAACGAGTACGGCCCACTTCGCCTGCAGTACGGTGCCACGGTCGATACCCAGACCATCTACGACTGGCGACGACTGGTCGAGGACGGCAAGGTCGACGAGGCCCGGCGGTCGGTCGCCGTCGTCCTCCTCGACGAGGAGGGCTCGCCGGCGACACGGTGGGGGTTCGAGCGAGCGTGGCCCGCCCGCTACGAGGCCCCCACCCTCGACGCGACCCGCTCAGAGGTGGCGATCGAGACGCTCGACGTCGTCTGCGAGGGGTTCGAACGTCTGGCCGGCGGATCGACCGACGACGCGGAATGA